In Mycoavidus cysteinexigens, a genomic segment contains:
- a CDS encoding phage protein — MKQFGRRYQLALGNPHDGVLIDALRVSFDLCKTIDAKPNPAQICIWNLNRTHLNQLLSGRFKRIALSVGYAELRLLYTGDILKATLQRDGLDSILVLECADGDTDYRTARVSLTLKAGTSDGQAIQQLAQSLDQTQLGTVAHGRLNSLPRGRVFCGNTRDALHQIAQANQADWSIQDGELMMLPAQQVLADEAVLISQDTGMIGAPEASEDGLIVTALLNPAIRIGSLVRVHSVTESFNGNYKVVSVSHCGDTYGDEWLTTITAVGGAFTPIKDKS, encoded by the coding sequence ATGAAACAATTTGGCCGACGCTATCAGTTGGCGCTGGGCAATCCACACGATGGCGTACTGATCGATGCGCTGCGCGTCTCCTTTGACCTCTGTAAAACCATTGACGCTAAGCCCAATCCGGCTCAAATCTGCATTTGGAATCTGAATCGCACACATCTCAATCAGCTCTTGAGCGGCAGGTTTAAACGGATCGCCTTATCTGTGGGCTATGCAGAGCTGCGCTTACTCTATACCGGCGACATCCTCAAAGCTACGCTACAGCGCGATGGACTCGATTCGATTCTGGTGCTGGAGTGCGCTGATGGTGACACCGATTATCGGACTGCGCGTGTCTCGCTCACCCTCAAAGCAGGCACCTCGGATGGGCAAGCCATTCAGCAGCTTGCACAATCATTGGATCAAACCCAACTTGGTACCGTGGCTCACGGTCGGCTGAATAGCCTGCCTCGTGGGCGCGTCTTTTGCGGCAATACCCGCGATGCACTGCATCAAATCGCTCAGGCCAATCAGGCCGACTGGTCAATTCAGGATGGCGAATTAATGATGCTGCCGGCCCAGCAGGTATTAGCGGATGAAGCTGTTTTGATTTCTCAAGACACCGGCATGATCGGCGCACCTGAAGCCAGCGAAGACGGGCTGATCGTCACCGCTTTACTGAATCCCGCCATCCGTATCGGCAGCTTAGTGCGCGTGCACTCCGTCACTGAATCATTCAATGGCAATTATAAAGTCGTCAGCGTCTCGCATTGCGGTGATACCTATGGCGATGAATGGCTCACCACAATAACGGCTGTAGGCGGAGCCTTTACGCCCATTAAGGATAAATCATGA
- a CDS encoding baseplate J/gp47 family protein, with amino-acid sequence MAQLTEQGFIIERLDANLAQLDAGFRAIYGADINTEPDSPDGQLIGLIAQIKTDLEELAESIYKALDPEAASGVWLEQRVAYAGLTRRQARYSYLRHTVLTGTPSTLIPAGAVLTDPHHRRWVVVANTTLNENGSAHADLRSETLGAFPLPAHTELTLETLFLGWRSAQSSQAAEVGEEEETDAELRRRFFISRAKAAQNSVDGMIVKLLQLADVRQAVCLENDSNRTDANDVPAHSLNIIVEGGSDAEIAQVIFENKTAGTGLRGAVQTHILDNTGMTRSIRFDRPAVVDCAAYLEVRRNAHFTAVDVEAIKATLTRTAFSMGETVLLSRLYSPINTVQGFWVETLNIGRRGTPLAASNIEIGVREMARFAANDIEVVVL; translated from the coding sequence ATGGCTCAACTGACTGAACAAGGCTTCATCATTGAGCGATTGGATGCCAACCTCGCTCAGCTCGATGCAGGCTTTAGAGCTATTTACGGCGCGGACATCAATACCGAGCCAGATAGTCCTGATGGACAACTCATTGGCCTCATCGCCCAAATTAAAACCGATCTGGAAGAACTCGCTGAATCCATTTATAAAGCACTCGATCCTGAAGCTGCCAGTGGTGTTTGGCTTGAACAGCGCGTCGCCTATGCCGGACTCACGCGCAGACAAGCGCGCTATAGCTATCTACGCCATACGGTTTTGACCGGCACGCCCAGCACGTTGATTCCGGCTGGCGCAGTCCTCACCGATCCGCATCATCGACGGTGGGTTGTCGTAGCCAATACCACGCTGAATGAAAATGGCTCGGCGCACGCTGATTTAAGAAGTGAAACGCTCGGTGCCTTTCCTCTGCCGGCCCACACCGAACTCACCCTAGAAACGCTCTTTTTAGGCTGGCGCTCCGCTCAAAGCAGCCAAGCCGCAGAAGTCGGAGAAGAGGAAGAAACCGATGCCGAGCTGCGACGCCGGTTCTTTATTAGCCGTGCAAAAGCGGCTCAAAACTCCGTCGATGGGATGATCGTTAAGCTCTTACAGCTCGCCGATGTCCGGCAAGCCGTCTGTTTAGAAAATGACAGCAATCGAACCGATGCAAACGATGTTCCTGCGCACAGCCTTAATATTATTGTAGAAGGCGGCTCAGATGCCGAGATTGCTCAGGTGATCTTTGAGAATAAAACCGCTGGCACAGGGCTACGCGGCGCAGTGCAAACGCACATTCTCGACAACACAGGTATGACGCGCTCAATCCGCTTTGATCGACCCGCGGTCGTCGACTGCGCTGCTTACCTCGAAGTGCGCCGTAATGCCCATTTTACGGCGGTCGACGTTGAAGCGATTAAAGCCACACTAACCAGAACCGCGTTCAGCATGGGCGAAACGGTACTGCTCTCGCGCTTATACAGCCCTATCAATACCGTACAAGGGTTTTGGGTGGAAACACTCAACATTGGTCGACGCGGCACACCCCTCGCCGCCAGTAATATTGAAATCGGCGTGCGCGAAATGGCCCGCTTTGCGGCTAACGATATTGAAGTCGTCGTGCTCTAA
- a CDS encoding Gp138 family membrane-puncturing spike protein codes for MKWHTPSLDAAIEASITAALKKLHVALPGRIVSFDPSTQTASVQPLIEQILQNEQAAPLPMLTDVPVHFPRGGAFVLTFPVAPGDECLILFAERCIDGWFASGQSSIPLDYRLHDLSDGFALVGFSSLPRAIPEYATDAVMMRTLDGSAYFKLDQAGHMTIKGTQLTIQCPVVVEQLLTYQAGLSGTGSAETGTTITGNISHSGGELSSNGVTLHAHRHSGVKAGGDCSGGPQ; via the coding sequence ATGAAATGGCATACCCCTTCCTTGGATGCTGCGATTGAAGCCAGCATCACCGCTGCCCTCAAAAAGCTGCATGTCGCCTTGCCGGGTCGAATTGTGAGTTTTGATCCCAGCACGCAAACCGCTTCCGTGCAGCCCTTGATCGAGCAGATTTTACAGAACGAGCAAGCCGCGCCTCTGCCTATGCTCACCGATGTGCCGGTGCACTTTCCCCGTGGCGGAGCCTTTGTACTCACCTTTCCCGTGGCGCCAGGCGACGAATGCTTAATACTCTTTGCTGAACGCTGTATTGATGGCTGGTTTGCCAGTGGGCAATCGAGCATTCCGCTGGATTATCGCCTGCATGATCTATCCGATGGCTTTGCTTTAGTCGGATTTTCTTCTTTACCTCGCGCCATTCCAGAGTATGCAACGGATGCGGTAATGATGCGCACGCTCGATGGCAGCGCTTACTTTAAATTGGATCAGGCGGGGCATATGACGATCAAAGGCACCCAATTGACGATCCAATGCCCCGTCGTCGTTGAACAGCTTTTAACCTACCAAGCCGGCTTAAGCGGTACCGGCAGCGCAGAAACTGGCACGACCATTACAGGCAATATCTCGCATAGCGGCGGTGAATTGAGTTCCAATGGCGTGACGCTGCATGCTCACCGGCATAGCGGAGTTAAAGCCGGCGGAGATTGCTCAGGTGGCCCACAATGA
- a CDS encoding phage tail assembly chaperone — MKTHQFELDGITYRMTPANAMAGWTALKQAGKLLEGIKVSPQSQGEIEIGTLLAHLGSPQVAEIERLIYEHTTVQANQDKPFRLAHQLETHFNQHRSHLIRILLEGCKVQFADFFKGGAWNSLSALMPTPVQT; from the coding sequence ATGAAAACCCATCAATTCGAACTGGATGGCATCACCTATCGCATGACGCCCGCGAACGCGATGGCTGGCTGGACCGCTTTAAAGCAAGCTGGCAAATTACTTGAGGGGATTAAGGTTTCGCCTCAGAGTCAGGGCGAGATCGAAATCGGCACGCTTTTAGCTCATTTAGGCAGCCCGCAAGTCGCTGAGATCGAACGTCTGATTTATGAACATACGACTGTTCAAGCCAATCAAGATAAACCTTTTAGGCTCGCCCATCAGCTTGAGACCCATTTTAATCAGCACCGCTCGCACCTCATCCGCATTTTGCTGGAAGGCTGTAAGGTGCAATTCGCCGATTTTTTCAAAGGGGGCGCTTGGAACAGTCTAAGCGCCCTCATGCCCACTCCGGTTCAGACCTAA
- a CDS encoding phage structural protein, which produces MSTTFSPREVSVLINGVRLTDWSDGNDVIQAKLNADAGSYTMGANGTGVFIANPDQSGTLTLKIKQQSPDNHYLDRLFKQQRSTIKTFIPLTLSIVDLLNDDKVSGLNGYFTTSPDYTRGMGHNAVTWTLVFEQLTITLEKGLAHS; this is translated from the coding sequence ATGAGTACTACTTTTAGTCCCCGCGAAGTCTCTGTTTTAATCAATGGCGTGCGCCTTACCGATTGGAGTGACGGCAACGATGTGATTCAGGCTAAATTGAATGCTGATGCCGGTAGCTACACGATGGGCGCCAATGGCACTGGTGTTTTTATTGCGAATCCCGACCAGTCCGGCACGCTGACCCTAAAAATTAAACAGCAGAGCCCCGATAACCATTATTTAGATCGTTTATTTAAGCAGCAGCGATCAACCATCAAAACATTTATTCCCTTGACGCTCTCCATTGTCGATTTACTCAATGATGACAAAGTCAGCGGCTTAAACGGCTATTTCACCACCTCACCCGACTATACGCGAGGCATGGGCCATAACGCGGTCACCTGGACGCTGGTGTTTGAACAACTCACGATTACTTTAGAAAAAGGATTGGCTCACTCATGA
- a CDS encoding phage tail tape measure protein, with protein sequence MVVDEFLFKLGVVADLKQARHFRQTLSDVARTASIATTAVGALAGGLTAFFAKALNGLNTLNQAARETGVSAEYLQQLGFAAAQNGASLEAATASVRGLSKVIGEAADGIGRGARAFEHYGLSAKNANGSIKSVTQMMGELQEKMQRLSDPQRSAFLQKMGIDAAMLQTLRLSKAELHELMQEAQDLGIATQEQADRASAWGDAMMRISWVFKSLRTQIALGLAPQLLLLADRFKAFLLRHKELIRDGLRRFIDILFAAVQALVHTGSAMDRVIRHTIGWKAALWALVGVLAWVKRATMAAFVVNPVAWLAAAIAGLIVLIDDLMTHLRGGEASLARFWDWLGNGINYAQEAFAQCCNYLTRFQKTLAQVSSKIKALINSTWAQLVQLIRQTWKSLLAKSTALVARLKTLFLSLLESARTLWTNITDGIAQAFETAFNRIQCAWDNVFGWISKGWAKLQSSFRWMGEKLNLTQAIDISQAVNLASASAHPAAHQSNTVTHHTTHHAQRTQQQTVNQDIKIHIASSDPVAAGRATVEALRQQRIATHNSHSAAKL encoded by the coding sequence ATGGTCGTTGATGAATTTCTCTTTAAGCTCGGCGTCGTCGCGGATCTTAAGCAAGCCCGGCACTTTCGCCAAACGCTCTCCGATGTCGCCCGCACCGCTTCGATTGCTACAACCGCCGTGGGCGCATTGGCAGGCGGCCTCACCGCTTTCTTTGCCAAAGCGTTGAACGGCCTCAATACGCTGAATCAAGCGGCACGCGAAACCGGCGTCAGCGCCGAATATTTACAGCAACTCGGCTTTGCTGCGGCGCAAAATGGCGCTTCTCTTGAAGCGGCCACCGCTTCCGTACGCGGACTCTCTAAAGTCATTGGCGAGGCAGCGGATGGGATAGGACGCGGTGCACGCGCCTTTGAGCATTACGGCTTAAGCGCCAAAAACGCCAATGGCTCGATTAAATCCGTCACGCAGATGATGGGCGAATTGCAGGAAAAAATGCAGCGCCTCTCTGATCCTCAGCGCAGCGCCTTCTTACAAAAGATGGGCATCGATGCGGCGATGCTGCAAACGCTGCGCTTATCCAAAGCTGAGCTGCACGAGTTGATGCAAGAGGCACAGGATTTAGGCATCGCGACACAAGAGCAGGCGGATAGGGCTTCTGCCTGGGGCGATGCAATGATGCGCATAAGCTGGGTATTCAAGTCTTTACGTACACAAATCGCGTTGGGCCTAGCGCCTCAGTTACTTCTACTCGCGGATCGCTTCAAAGCCTTTTTGTTACGTCATAAAGAACTCATTCGGGATGGACTGCGTCGATTCATTGACATCCTGTTTGCTGCCGTACAAGCGCTGGTTCATACAGGGTCTGCGATGGATCGCGTGATCCGCCATACGATCGGCTGGAAAGCGGCTCTATGGGCATTGGTCGGTGTCTTAGCCTGGGTCAAGCGCGCAACGATGGCCGCATTTGTCGTCAATCCCGTTGCGTGGCTCGCTGCGGCTATCGCAGGGCTAATTGTCTTGATCGATGACTTGATGACCCATCTCCGAGGCGGTGAAGCCTCTTTGGCCAGATTTTGGGATTGGCTTGGAAACGGGATCAACTATGCCCAAGAAGCTTTTGCTCAATGCTGCAACTATTTAACTCGGTTTCAAAAGACGCTGGCGCAGGTATCCAGCAAAATTAAAGCTCTTATCAATTCAACCTGGGCACAGCTCGTTCAATTGATTCGTCAAACTTGGAAAAGCCTTTTAGCCAAAAGTACCGCACTTGTTGCCCGCCTTAAAACACTCTTTCTCTCGCTCTTGGAATCCGCTCGCACGCTATGGACGAATATCACGGATGGGATTGCTCAGGCTTTTGAAACGGCCTTTAACCGCATACAGTGCGCCTGGGACAACGTGTTTGGATGGATCTCGAAAGGGTGGGCCAAACTTCAATCCAGCTTCCGTTGGATGGGCGAAAAACTGAATCTGACACAAGCCATTGATATTTCTCAAGCCGTCAACCTGGCTTCGGCTTCCGCTCATCCAGCTGCGCATCAAAGTAACACTGTGACCCACCATACGACACATCATGCGCAGCGCACTCAGCAACAGACAGTCAATCAAGACATTAAAATTCATATCGCCTCTTCTGATCCCGTCGCCGCAGGCCGCGCCACTGTGGAGGCACTGCGTCAACAACGCATTGCTACACATAATAGCCACAGTGCGGCCAAACTATGA
- a CDS encoding phage baseplate plug family protein, which produces MHLIPVDSAPYQEMTIAFKGHALRLTLRYNSLADYWALDVFDLKRDRYTAQGLPLVVGVPLLWRRPVEYCFILSDESGIGLDPVGGDDLGQRCFLYIVDKAQIHL; this is translated from the coding sequence ATGCATTTGATCCCCGTTGATTCCGCCCCGTATCAAGAAATGACGATTGCGTTTAAAGGGCATGCGTTGCGCTTAACCCTACGCTACAACAGTCTTGCCGATTATTGGGCGCTAGATGTTTTTGATTTAAAGCGGGATCGCTATACCGCCCAAGGGCTGCCGCTGGTTGTTGGTGTCCCTCTTTTATGGCGCAGACCTGTTGAGTATTGCTTCATTCTCAGCGATGAAAGCGGTATTGGCCTCGATCCAGTCGGTGGGGACGATTTAGGCCAGCGCTGTTTCCTGTATATCGTTGATAAAGCGCAGATTCATTTATGA
- a CDS encoding phage baseplate protein, with translation MTISVMHRRIGTVTLDATLAEQHQSVLRISENPIESGALIADHAALEPKQITITGIVTDYQPPPAIPTGMTGALLRQSPDFFNQLPLPTEVKSVTMQAASRIQRELGSARTLQQSIANSLEQARPLVPWLPAWSGVDSSSTQERVQQVYEALLELQRSIEPIEIMTGARLYSNMLLQAISLNQMQEGVAEFTLTCREIMIVNTHAIAGVKQASGRAGKQAAAKTQKGKVQLQPADKKKSLLKHLLG, from the coding sequence ATGACGATCTCAGTGATGCACCGCCGCATCGGCACCGTCACACTCGATGCAACGCTCGCTGAGCAACATCAGTCGGTGTTACGCATTTCTGAAAACCCGATTGAATCCGGTGCGTTGATTGCCGATCATGCAGCGCTTGAACCCAAACAGATTACGATCACTGGGATTGTGACCGATTACCAGCCACCGCCTGCAATCCCAACCGGTATGACGGGGGCGCTGCTACGCCAAAGTCCAGACTTTTTTAATCAGCTCCCTTTACCGACCGAAGTCAAATCAGTCACGATGCAGGCGGCTTCTCGGATTCAGCGAGAGTTAGGTTCTGCGCGCACCCTTCAGCAGTCAATCGCTAACAGCCTAGAGCAGGCGCGCCCCCTCGTTCCCTGGTTGCCAGCCTGGAGCGGAGTCGATTCCAGCTCGACTCAGGAGCGTGTACAGCAGGTGTATGAAGCACTGCTGGAATTACAACGGTCCATTGAACCCATTGAGATTATGACGGGCGCCAGGCTCTACAGCAATATGCTGCTACAGGCGATTAGCCTAAATCAGATGCAAGAGGGCGTGGCGGAATTCACTTTGACGTGCCGAGAAATCATGATCGTCAATACGCACGCCATCGCAGGCGTCAAACAGGCTTCTGGCAGAGCCGGCAAGCAAGCCGCCGCTAAAACGCAAAAAGGCAAAGTGCAACTCCAGCCCGCCGATAAAAAGAAGTCTTTGCTGAAGCATCTATTGGGCTAA